A window of Infirmifilum lucidum contains these coding sequences:
- a CDS encoding UbiD family decarboxylase: MHSHAEVGLDIRALIEFYSSQGRLLRPQHKPSLDFEVARLIRDSQPAPLMVETERGSIVSNILATRESLFKILAVSSDAEAYSKMSRAMFSPARLTKLSAPSFKSLGNDLYKLPIPKFFEKDGGYYITAGVFIAREIGGNAVNASIHRAMVLDENNLAVRLVPRHLYYMFSKAEKANISLPAAILIGAPPVVYVAAASSPPYGIYEVEVANALLGGLLEGTPDLLEGVVLPMPSEIVILGEFLPGRRAREGPFVDILGTYDDVRDEPVFRVHEILAKPDPYFYAILPSGYEHILLMGFPREVAIWEAVSKVVPKVHKVRLPASGGGWLYAVVSIDKNTDGDAKNAILAALAGHPSLKIVVVVDGDVDPDNPLDVEWAIATRMQPEEDIIIVRGARGSSLDPSSDQRTLITSKLGIDATRPLSKPGWMFEKARIPVKVN, encoded by the coding sequence ATGCATTCTCATGCAGAGGTGGGGCTTGACATACGCGCTCTTATCGAGTTTTACTCGTCGCAGGGCAGGCTTTTAAGACCCCAGCATAAGCCGAGCCTAGACTTCGAAGTTGCGAGGCTTATACGTGACAGCCAGCCAGCCCCCCTTATGGTCGAGACAGAGCGCGGCTCCATAGTGTCCAATATCCTTGCTACTCGCGAGTCTCTCTTTAAGATCCTGGCAGTCTCCAGCGACGCAGAGGCTTACTCCAAGATGTCCAGGGCTATGTTCTCACCGGCAAGACTCACTAAACTTTCAGCGCCGTCCTTCAAGTCACTCGGAAACGACCTTTATAAGCTCCCAATCCCTAAGTTCTTCGAAAAGGACGGCGGTTATTACATAACTGCTGGGGTTTTCATCGCAAGAGAGATTGGAGGCAATGCCGTAAATGCGAGTATTCATAGGGCAATGGTTCTAGACGAGAACAACCTCGCAGTGAGGCTTGTACCACGGCACCTTTACTACATGTTTAGCAAAGCCGAGAAGGCGAATATCTCCCTCCCAGCAGCGATACTAATAGGAGCTCCTCCTGTAGTATATGTAGCAGCAGCGTCTAGCCCGCCATACGGCATCTATGAAGTAGAGGTGGCCAATGCCTTACTCGGCGGTCTCCTAGAGGGTACTCCAGACCTACTTGAGGGCGTAGTCCTTCCAATGCCATCGGAAATAGTTATACTCGGCGAGTTTCTCCCGGGTAGGCGTGCCAGAGAGGGGCCATTCGTGGACATTCTAGGCACCTACGATGATGTGCGAGACGAACCTGTCTTCCGCGTCCACGAGATACTTGCAAAGCCAGACCCCTACTTCTACGCCATCTTACCTTCGGGCTACGAGCACATCCTACTGATGGGGTTCCCCAGGGAGGTCGCGATATGGGAGGCCGTGAGCAAGGTCGTCCCCAAGGTGCACAAAGTAAGGTTGCCAGCCTCTGGAGGGGGATGGCTCTACGCCGTCGTTAGCATAGACAAAAACACTGATGGGGATGCTAAGAATGCTATATTGGCTGCCCTTGCAGGACACCCTTCCTTGAAGATAGTGGTCGTGGTCGACGGTGACGTTGACCCAGATAACCCGCTGGATGTGGAATGGGCCATAGCCACCAGGATGCAACCGGAAGAGGACATTATAATCGTTAGAGGTGCTAGGGGGAGTAGCCTCGACCCATCGTCAGACCAGAGAACCCTCATCACTTCTAAACTCGGAATCGATGCCACGAGGCCTCTATCCAAGCCGGGCTGGATGTTCGAGAAGGCGAGGATACCCGTGAAGGTGAACTAG
- a CDS encoding transcription elongation factor Spt5 — protein MEPVSAQKSPRFYAFRVTAGQEYNVAHLLYNRASKGRYRVNSIVVVPGVKGLVFIECEAIYEAQKLVAGMKHVRGAVKGAISFEEMESFIKPKPVVEIVRVGDVVEIIRGPFAGMRGKIVSIDPARNEVKVELAEAVYVLPVTINAEDIKVVKRAGE, from the coding sequence GTGGAGCCTGTCTCCGCACAGAAAAGCCCGCGCTTCTACGCTTTCAGGGTTACTGCCGGACAGGAGTACAACGTAGCGCACCTACTCTACAATAGAGCTAGTAAAGGCCGATACAGAGTGAACTCCATTGTCGTAGTGCCTGGGGTTAAGGGCCTAGTGTTCATCGAATGCGAGGCCATTTACGAGGCACAGAAGCTCGTAGCCGGCATGAAACACGTGCGGGGGGCTGTTAAGGGCGCTATAAGCTTCGAGGAAATGGAGTCATTTATAAAGCCTAAACCTGTGGTGGAGATTGTTAGAGTGGGCGACGTGGTAGAAATAATAAGGGGCCCCTTCGCCGGGATGAGGGGGAAAATTGTGAGCATCGACCCTGCAAGGAACGAGGTAAAGGTTGAGCTCGCAGAGGCAGTCTATGTGCTCCCAGTAACTATAAACGCCGAGGACATCAAGGTCGTGAAGAGGGCCGGAGAATAA
- a CDS encoding SecE/sec61-gamma family protein translocase subunit — protein sequence MGLSDVISDWVKVLRLATKPSSEEYKLTLRVVLLGLGILGTIGFFFQLVGSMLEFTSIQAVPREYALVGGLLVGVAVLFVALYLKSRSEL from the coding sequence GTGGGGTTATCCGACGTGATAAGTGACTGGGTTAAGGTGCTCAGACTTGCCACGAAGCCGTCAAGCGAGGAGTACAAGCTTACTCTGAGAGTGGTGCTGCTCGGACTTGGAATTCTGGGCACAATAGGGTTTTTCTTCCAGCTAGTGGGATCGATGCTCGAGTTCACAAGCATCCAGGCAGTGCCCCGGGAATATGCACTAGTAGGCGGGCTACTGGTGGGGGTGGCAGTGCTTTTCGTCGCCCTGTACTTGAAGTCGCGGAGTGAGCTGTAG
- a CDS encoding CBS domain-containing protein, whose product MKVLELGVGRYPPALYLGIRARVLDVLLGMASRRVRHCPLVDDAGRLVSMVSARDLMDFLGGRRFNDIVVKGYGGDVYRALKEVDASALSYKPPFVYVDSDLREVVETMFYRGVGALAVVDRENKLVGLISERHMMLLFADAETHVKVKEIMTRNLVSLAPSDTVRRGLQLMSERRVRRIPLVAGGALHGIVTVKDIIGFLASEDSLKMMQAGHVEAVYETPLAYIASRPVVTVDPEDDVGRAIRHMKDRGIGAVMVSSGGKPVGILTERDVMTRLPQVKGVETFIDELRQKIYASRVSF is encoded by the coding sequence ATGAAAGTTCTGGAGTTAGGTGTCGGCCGCTATCCCCCTGCGCTCTACCTGGGCATAAGGGCAAGGGTTCTCGACGTGCTATTGGGGATGGCCTCGAGACGTGTCAGGCACTGTCCGCTGGTGGATGACGCTGGAAGGCTGGTGAGCATGGTATCTGCACGCGACCTCATGGACTTCCTGGGCGGCAGGAGGTTTAATGACATCGTTGTAAAGGGCTACGGCGGTGATGTTTATAGGGCGCTCAAAGAGGTCGACGCGTCAGCGCTCAGCTACAAGCCCCCGTTCGTCTACGTGGACTCAGACCTTAGGGAGGTCGTTGAAACAATGTTCTATAGGGGCGTAGGGGCCCTAGCCGTTGTAGACAGGGAGAATAAGCTGGTGGGTCTCATCTCCGAGCGCCACATGATGTTGCTTTTCGCAGATGCAGAGACACACGTTAAAGTCAAGGAGATAATGACGAGGAACCTTGTAAGCCTAGCTCCCAGTGACACTGTAAGGAGAGGTCTACAATTAATGAGTGAGCGTAGGGTTAGGCGCATACCACTCGTAGCAGGAGGCGCTCTACATGGCATAGTGACAGTGAAGGATATCATAGGTTTCCTGGCTTCTGAGGACTCCTTGAAGATGATGCAGGCTGGGCACGTGGAAGCAGTTTATGAGACTCCTCTAGCCTACATCGCGAGCAGACCTGTGGTAACTGTAGACCCCGAAGACGACGTGGGTAGAGCTATCAGGCATATGAAGGATCGCGGTATTGGCGCCGTAATGGTTTCTTCAGGCGGAAAACCTGTAGGCATCCTCACCGAGCGCGACGTAATGACGCGGCTACCTCAAGTCAAGGGTGTTGAGACCTTCATCGACGAGTTGAGGCAGAAGATATACGCATCTAGAGTGTCATTTTAG
- a CDS encoding RFA2 family protein, with product MDSNNRELPIDGYLRVLPGEITEENMVREGPLNFLVIKTGRILLKSRRLCTVGTVSSVYSGKHFTDIVLSLDNGQITVRLWESSGLLAQLGEPAENTPLLVLGVLKEYRGQAYISATLMRKVTQEYLAAFKRKLKSDRLILEDMINNNR from the coding sequence ATGGATTCCAATAACAGAGAACTCCCCATCGACGGTTACCTTAGGGTGCTCCCCGGAGAAATAACAGAAGAAAACATGGTAAGAGAGGGGCCATTAAACTTTCTAGTCATCAAAACAGGAAGGATTCTACTTAAGTCTAGGAGGCTATGCACAGTTGGCACTGTGAGTAGTGTCTATAGTGGGAAGCATTTTACAGATATAGTCCTCTCTCTCGACAACGGGCAAATCACGGTCAGGTTATGGGAGAGTAGCGGTCTTTTGGCCCAACTAGGAGAGCCCGCAGAAAACACGCCGTTGCTTGTGCTAGGAGTCTTGAAGGAGTACAGAGGGCAAGCCTATATTTCAGCTACTCTCATGAGAAAAGTCACGCAAGAATATTTAGCAGCGTTCAAACGGAAGCTGAAGTCGGATAGATTGATCCTCGAGGACATGATAAACAATAATAGGTAG